Proteins encoded by one window of Flagellimonas lutaonensis:
- a CDS encoding XdhC family protein, whose product MTHELKKIIVAFEAAQKQGLSAVLATVVALEGSSYRRPGVRMLLLSDGGMVGAVSGGCVEKEVLRQAESVFLTGVPKVMTYDGRYRLGCEGILYILLEPFAPSKDFLSAFRTYITKRKTFTITSTFEKKYGENKGFGSYFHFDEGMGVRNGYTEASNSYEVFEQTMQPCFKLVIIGAEHDAVQLCSYAAMTGWEVTVVAHPKEEKSLDDFKGAVQLLQAVGDSLQLEVDKETAIVLMTHSFVKDLEYMIALKEAKPAYFGLLGPARRREKLFDELLERHPDMPEAFLEQVHGPAGLDIGAETPQEIAVSVLAEILAVVNQKEPILLKEKVGRIHT is encoded by the coding sequence ATGACGCATGAGCTAAAAAAAATAATCGTTGCCTTTGAAGCTGCCCAAAAACAGGGATTGAGCGCAGTATTGGCCACTGTGGTCGCTCTGGAAGGTTCTTCGTACCGGCGTCCAGGGGTTCGAATGCTGTTGCTGTCAGATGGCGGTATGGTAGGGGCGGTAAGTGGTGGCTGCGTAGAAAAAGAAGTACTGCGACAGGCTGAAAGTGTTTTTTTGACAGGTGTGCCCAAAGTGATGACCTACGACGGGCGATATCGTTTGGGCTGTGAGGGCATACTCTACATCTTGTTGGAGCCCTTTGCTCCCTCAAAAGACTTTTTGAGCGCTTTCCGGACATATATTACCAAGCGAAAAACCTTTACCATAACCAGCACATTCGAAAAAAAGTATGGTGAAAACAAAGGTTTTGGCTCCTATTTCCATTTTGATGAAGGGATGGGAGTACGCAACGGCTATACGGAAGCATCGAACAGCTATGAGGTTTTTGAACAGACGATGCAACCCTGTTTTAAATTGGTCATTATCGGTGCAGAGCACGATGCCGTTCAATTATGCTCTTATGCTGCGATGACCGGTTGGGAGGTGACCGTTGTGGCCCATCCGAAAGAAGAAAAGTCATTGGACGATTTTAAAGGGGCCGTTCAACTGTTGCAAGCCGTGGGCGATTCGTTGCAACTGGAAGTAGACAAGGAAACCGCCATCGTTTTGATGACGCATAGTTTTGTGAAAGACTTGGAGTACATGATTGCGTTGAAAGAGGCCAAACCTGCTTACTTCGGATTGCTGGGCCCCGCCAGAAGACGTGAAAAATTGTTTGATGAGCTGCTTGAGCGCCATCCCGATATGCCCGAGGCGTTTTTAGAGCAGGTCCATGGTCCGGCCGGATTGGATATTGGTGCTGAGACCCCCCAAGAAATAGCGGTTTCGGTATTGGCAGAAATACTGGCCGTGGTAAACCAAAAAGAACCGATTCTTTTGAAGGAAAAAGTGGGGAGAATCCATACCTGA
- a CDS encoding nucleotidyltransferase family protein yields the protein MQDTHPNIVVLVMAAGGATRMGKIKQLLPWKDTTLLNHAIAQAKEVSKEIVVVLGAHSEAIKKTLPNGVAATVNHHWKRGLGNSIAHGVGFVREQYQADGILVMLADQPLLDSTHLNRLLATFRSENVTVATQYEHGFGVPTVFHPSMLNRLQQLDADKGAGKILNEKTTKLKKIAAPTQTIDIDTVEDYQRMHQQYGK from the coding sequence ATGCAAGACACCCACCCCAACATCGTAGTATTGGTAATGGCGGCAGGTGGTGCTACCCGAATGGGCAAGATAAAACAACTGCTTCCCTGGAAAGACACCACTTTGTTGAACCACGCCATAGCGCAGGCAAAAGAGGTGTCAAAAGAAATCGTTGTGGTACTGGGTGCCCATTCCGAAGCGATAAAAAAGACCCTGCCCAATGGTGTTGCAGCCACTGTCAACCATCATTGGAAAAGGGGCTTGGGAAATTCAATTGCCCATGGTGTCGGGTTTGTTAGAGAACAATATCAGGCAGATGGTATTTTGGTCATGTTGGCCGACCAGCCTTTGCTCGATAGTACACATTTGAACAGACTGCTTGCCACTTTTCGAAGCGAAAACGTGACCGTGGCCACACAATACGAACATGGGTTTGGTGTACCAACGGTATTTCATCCCTCCATGCTAAACAGGCTACAGCAATTGGACGCTGATAAGGGAGCGGGCAAAATACTCAATGAAAAGACCACCAAACTGAAAAAAATAGCGGCCCCCACACAGACCATCGATATTGACACAGTTGAAGACTATCAAAGAATGCACCAACAATACGGAAAATAA
- a CDS encoding GntR family transcriptional regulator, giving the protein MNVEIVYDLQMGNAAILRDQVKDFILKEMQKGGLSVGKTINLAALSRKLGISVTPIREALSQLEESQIIKAVPNRGFVVAELHLKEAQDLYATVSQLEVMALENSTYNEKAIKELKKSLLQLQQSHTHHARLKARFRFHDLLVAYCNNRILVQIFRKLKHRILFYEQAFIRDASIYENVDNQMEAIVQALEDDNTPTAALILKMNWMVVLQYLEKQLKTAAKNPNDLP; this is encoded by the coding sequence TTGAACGTTGAAATCGTATACGATTTGCAAATGGGCAACGCTGCAATACTTAGGGACCAGGTAAAGGATTTTATTCTGAAGGAGATGCAGAAAGGTGGGCTTTCCGTAGGAAAAACAATCAATCTGGCCGCTTTGTCAAGAAAACTGGGTATCAGCGTTACGCCCATTCGCGAGGCACTGAGCCAGTTGGAAGAATCGCAGATCATAAAGGCGGTGCCCAACCGCGGCTTTGTGGTGGCCGAACTGCACTTAAAGGAAGCGCAAGACCTGTATGCCACTGTTTCACAACTTGAGGTAATGGCACTGGAAAACTCCACCTACAATGAAAAGGCCATCAAAGAACTCAAAAAAAGCTTGCTACAACTACAGCAATCGCACACCCATCATGCCCGTTTGAAGGCGCGCTTCCGGTTTCATGACCTATTGGTGGCGTATTGTAACAATCGAATCTTGGTTCAGATTTTTAGAAAGCTCAAGCACCGTATCCTATTTTATGAACAGGCTTTCATACGGGATGCCTCCATTTACGAGAATGTCGACAACCAAATGGAGGCCATTGTACAGGCTCTGGAGGATGACAACACCCCCACGGCGGCCCTTATTCTTAAAATGAACTGGATGGTCGTGCTGCAATATCTTGAAAAACAGCTAAAAACAGCAGCAAAAAATCCAAATGATCTTCCCTAA
- the treF gene encoding alpha,alpha-trehalase TreF yields the protein MKRYLLSVLFLFLLSIACKHTPAVDKNLSLYESQLFKDVQLQAVFKDSKTFVDLVPMASIAELEAKYLEQKEQPDFDLEAFVSEHFEDRSMRSLAISTDTTKTMYEHIGDMWEKLARGPDTLVPYSSRIPLPHRYVVPGGRFQEIYYWDSYFTIEGLLAANKKRLAKSMVDNFAFLIDSLGFIPNGTRDYFLTRSQPPFFSVMVSALAREDKNMLLYYLPEMAKEYEFFMAHDSIDRPYGADQHVVQMIGGGLLNRYWDKGDSPRPEAYKEDVHLASEKATEEEKKQLYRDLRSAAESGWDFSSRWYLEEGDFASTGTTSIIPVDLNCLLFHLEWQLSKASRMKGDKAAVAHFRGLANQRKNLIRQYLWNEEVGYFMDFNFKKAEHTPHMTLAGAFPLFFGIANRDQAEKIKDVLMEQFLKEGGLVTTLNHSGQQWDAPNGWAPLQWMAVNGLLAYGYKEEAKEIMQRWLALNEKVFENTGKMMEKYNVEDLSLLSGGGEYETQDGFGWTNGVALGFKKILDEIEASETE from the coding sequence GTGAAGCGTTATCTACTGTCAGTATTGTTCTTGTTTTTATTGTCGATTGCCTGTAAGCACACTCCGGCGGTTGACAAAAACCTTAGCCTATATGAGTCGCAACTGTTCAAAGACGTTCAGTTGCAAGCCGTTTTCAAAGATTCCAAGACGTTTGTAGACTTGGTACCAATGGCCTCGATTGCCGAATTGGAGGCAAAATATCTTGAGCAAAAAGAACAACCAGATTTTGACCTGGAAGCATTCGTAAGCGAACATTTCGAGGATCGTTCGATGCGGTCGTTGGCAATATCCACAGACACCACCAAGACAATGTACGAACATATTGGGGATATGTGGGAGAAGCTCGCAAGGGGCCCTGATACCTTGGTGCCCTATTCAAGCCGCATACCCTTGCCGCACCGCTATGTGGTTCCCGGCGGGCGTTTTCAAGAAATCTATTATTGGGATAGCTACTTTACCATTGAAGGCCTATTGGCCGCCAACAAAAAGAGGCTAGCCAAAAGTATGGTTGACAATTTTGCTTTTTTGATAGATTCCCTTGGCTTTATACCCAACGGAACCCGAGACTATTTTTTGACCCGTTCACAACCACCTTTCTTCAGTGTTATGGTAAGTGCGCTGGCCAGAGAAGACAAGAACATGCTCTTGTACTACTTACCAGAGATGGCCAAAGAATATGAATTCTTTATGGCCCATGACAGCATTGATAGGCCGTATGGCGCAGACCAACATGTGGTGCAGATGATCGGCGGCGGACTGTTGAACCGTTATTGGGACAAGGGCGATTCACCTCGACCCGAGGCCTACAAGGAAGACGTTCATCTGGCATCTGAAAAAGCTACTGAGGAAGAAAAGAAGCAACTGTACCGAGATTTACGGTCTGCTGCCGAAAGCGGCTGGGATTTCAGCTCGAGATGGTACCTTGAGGAGGGCGACTTTGCAAGTACTGGCACTACTTCGATTATACCAGTAGATTTAAATTGCCTTTTGTTCCATCTAGAGTGGCAGTTGTCGAAAGCCAGTCGCATGAAAGGTGATAAAGCGGCTGTGGCCCATTTTAGGGGACTCGCCAACCAACGAAAAAACCTGATTCGACAGTATTTATGGAACGAGGAGGTGGGCTACTTCATGGACTTTAACTTCAAAAAGGCCGAGCATACCCCGCATATGACCTTGGCAGGAGCCTTTCCGTTGTTTTTTGGCATTGCCAACAGAGATCAGGCCGAAAAGATAAAGGATGTATTGATGGAGCAATTTCTTAAGGAAGGTGGACTGGTTACCACCCTAAACCATTCCGGCCAGCAATGGGATGCACCTAACGGCTGGGCGCCCCTACAGTGGATGGCCGTCAACGGGCTGTTGGCCTATGGCTACAAAGAAGAGGCCAAAGAAATCATGCAACGTTGGTTGGCATTGAACGAAAAGGTGTTCGAAAACACCGGAAAGATGATGGAAAAATACAATGTGGAAGACCTGTCGCTTCTTTCAGGAGGGGGGGAGTACGAAACCCAAGATGGTTTTGGGTGGACGAACGGCGTGGCCCTCGGATTTAAAAAGATACTAGATGAAATTGAAGCGTCCGAAACTGAATAG
- a CDS encoding VPS10 domain-containing protein: MRLCLKGLLALLLLFISFTGFSQEKEPDIYAGLKFRNLGPALTSGRIADIAIHPENENIWYIAVGSGGLWKTINAGTTFEPIFDKEKSYSIGCVTIDPNNPATVWVGTGENVGGRHVGFGDGIYVSHDEGKTWKNMGLKASEHISKIIVHPDNSDKIYVAVQGPLWSKGGERGFYLSEDGGNTWTKTLGNDEWTGVTDIVMDPNDPSTLYAATWDRHRTVAAYMGGGPGSGIHKSIDGGQTWTKLTQGIPKSNLGKIGLAISPFDSDVIYAAIELDRKKGGVYISENGGASWSKQSDAVSGGTGPHYYQELYASPHQEGRLYLMSNYVQVSDDHGKTFKFMNEKKKHVDSHAMAFKKDDPNYVLFGTDGGLYESYDLTKTWRYFSNLPVTQYYKVAVDDSEPFYNIYGGTQDNGSHGGPSRTTSAEGIYNHDWWITLGADGHQSATEPGNPDITYGEFQQGWLWRIDQTTGETVFIQPQPAEGEPHERFNWDAPILVSPHKPTRLYFASYRVWKSEDRGDSWTAISDDLTRNEERLTLPIMGKQQSWDNPWDVDAMSNYNTITSLAESPKQEGLIYAGTDDGILQVTEDGGNSWRKIMLGSIKGVPNRAFVNDVRADLYDANTVYLVLDNHKEGDFKPYLLKSTDKGRTWTFISGNLPKQLLTWRIVQDHVDKDLLFAATEFGIYFTKDGGKNWKQLKGGVPTISFRDITIQRRENDLVGASFGRGFFVLDDITPIREFDPSKKSEVQFFNTRPAYWYVPKEGVYGQGNNTWVAENPPFGAVFTYYLPQKYESLKEQRTKKEKELTKQDANIPFPGWEALQEEKHQEGPELLLMVKDAQGNLVNTVKGSNKKGFNRVAWNLTHANRSGVPLKAPKPGDDDEGFSGSPYMATPGTYSATLYKKVEGELTQLAGPMEFEVKKLRDGALPPKPTSEIDAFREDFQAFQQDLMATNTTLEKSLKKVDAMKRAFKQAKRPTNDLYTKIHTAKEKLLDLQTVIKGNAAKNEVGERNAPSPNDGSFIGFVALNNTYGPTESHKKAFARAQKQLNEVKSDLRTLVETTLPVLETELKSAGAPWIEGQGLR; encoded by the coding sequence ATGAGATTATGTCTTAAGGGCCTGTTGGCCTTGCTGCTACTTTTTATATCGTTTACCGGTTTTTCGCAAGAAAAAGAGCCCGATATCTATGCTGGGCTGAAATTTCGAAATTTAGGTCCGGCACTGACCTCAGGTCGAATTGCCGATATTGCCATCCATCCCGAAAATGAAAATATTTGGTATATCGCAGTGGGATCGGGCGGCTTGTGGAAAACCATCAATGCGGGCACGACCTTCGAGCCCATTTTTGATAAGGAAAAAAGCTATTCCATCGGATGTGTGACCATAGACCCCAACAATCCGGCCACTGTATGGGTGGGCACCGGTGAAAATGTCGGGGGCCGCCACGTGGGCTTTGGCGATGGCATCTATGTAAGCCATGATGAGGGCAAGACTTGGAAGAATATGGGCCTAAAAGCCTCCGAACATATTTCGAAGATCATAGTACATCCCGATAACTCCGACAAAATCTATGTGGCCGTTCAAGGGCCCTTATGGAGCAAGGGTGGCGAACGGGGTTTTTACCTTTCTGAAGACGGTGGAAATACTTGGACCAAGACATTGGGCAATGATGAATGGACGGGGGTGACCGATATTGTAATGGACCCCAACGACCCCAGTACGCTCTATGCCGCCACTTGGGACAGGCATCGAACGGTTGCCGCTTATATGGGCGGTGGTCCAGGATCGGGAATCCATAAAAGTATCGATGGCGGTCAAACGTGGACAAAATTGACGCAGGGCATCCCAAAATCCAACTTGGGAAAAATCGGCTTGGCCATCTCACCCTTTGATAGCGATGTTATCTACGCCGCCATAGAACTCGACCGTAAAAAGGGAGGGGTCTACATCTCGGAAAACGGTGGGGCCTCTTGGTCAAAACAATCCGATGCCGTTTCAGGTGGCACGGGGCCGCACTACTATCAAGAATTGTATGCCTCGCCACACCAAGAAGGGCGTTTGTACCTAATGAGCAATTATGTGCAGGTTTCAGATGACCATGGCAAAACGTTCAAGTTCATGAACGAAAAGAAAAAGCATGTCGACAGCCATGCGATGGCTTTTAAAAAAGACGATCCCAACTATGTGTTGTTTGGCACTGATGGTGGGCTGTACGAGTCGTATGACCTGACCAAGACCTGGCGCTATTTTTCCAATTTGCCCGTTACGCAGTACTACAAGGTGGCTGTTGATGATTCAGAACCTTTTTACAATATCTATGGGGGTACCCAAGACAATGGTTCGCATGGTGGGCCATCGAGAACCACCAGTGCCGAAGGCATTTATAACCATGATTGGTGGATAACCCTTGGGGCCGACGGCCACCAATCTGCCACCGAACCGGGCAACCCCGATATTACCTATGGCGAATTTCAACAAGGATGGTTATGGCGTATTGACCAGACCACTGGGGAGACGGTCTTCATCCAACCCCAACCGGCAGAGGGCGAGCCGCACGAACGCTTCAATTGGGATGCACCGATTTTGGTAAGTCCGCATAAGCCCACGCGTTTGTACTTTGCTTCCTACCGTGTTTGGAAATCTGAAGACCGTGGCGATTCTTGGACGGCCATTTCAGATGATTTGACACGAAATGAAGAACGGTTGACATTGCCCATCATGGGCAAACAGCAAAGCTGGGACAACCCGTGGGATGTTGATGCCATGAGCAATTACAACACCATCACCTCGCTTGCAGAATCGCCCAAACAAGAAGGGCTTATCTATGCCGGTACCGACGATGGCATTCTTCAGGTAACCGAAGATGGCGGAAACAGCTGGCGCAAAATAATGCTTGGCAGTATCAAAGGCGTGCCCAACCGCGCCTTTGTAAACGATGTACGGGCAGACCTTTACGATGCCAACACGGTGTATCTGGTGCTCGACAACCACAAAGAGGGCGACTTTAAACCCTATTTATTGAAGAGCACCGACAAGGGGCGCACTTGGACCTTCATCAGCGGCAATCTGCCAAAACAACTGCTTACATGGCGTATTGTGCAAGACCATGTTGACAAAGACCTATTGTTTGCCGCTACGGAGTTCGGTATCTATTTTACAAAGGACGGGGGTAAAAACTGGAAACAACTCAAAGGGGGAGTGCCCACCATTTCTTTTAGGGACATCACCATTCAGCGTAGGGAAAACGACTTGGTAGGGGCTTCTTTCGGCAGGGGATTCTTTGTATTGGATGATATTACCCCGATTCGTGAGTTCGACCCATCGAAAAAAAGTGAAGTGCAGTTTTTCAATACGCGTCCCGCCTATTGGTACGTGCCAAAAGAGGGGGTTTACGGACAGGGAAACAATACATGGGTGGCCGAGAACCCGCCTTTTGGAGCCGTGTTCACCTATTATCTTCCCCAGAAATATGAGTCGTTGAAAGAGCAGCGCACCAAGAAAGAAAAAGAACTCACCAAGCAAGATGCCAACATTCCCTTCCCCGGATGGGAAGCCTTGCAAGAAGAGAAGCACCAAGAAGGCCCCGAGCTATTGCTGATGGTCAAAGATGCCCAGGGCAATTTGGTCAACACCGTGAAGGGAAGCAATAAAAAAGGGTTCAACCGTGTGGCCTGGAATTTGACCCATGCCAACAGAAGCGGGGTGCCCTTGAAAGCCCCCAAACCAGGCGATGACGACGAGGGCTTTTCCGGGTCACCTTATATGGCCACCCCGGGCACCTACTCGGCTACCCTTTATAAAAAAGTGGAGGGCGAATTAACACAGCTGGCCGGCCCCATGGAGTTTGAGGTCAAAAAATTGCGCGATGGGGCCTTGCCACCCAAGCCCACCAGTGAAATAGATGCGTTTAGGGAAGATTTCCAGGCGTTTCAGCAAGACCTGATGGCTACGAACACTACTTTGGAAAAAAGTCTCAAGAAGGTCGATGCCATGAAACGGGCCTTCAAACAGGCAAAACGCCCCACGAACGACCTTTATACCAAAATACATACGGCCAAAGAAAAGCTGCTTGACCTCCAAACCGTTATAAAAGGCAATGCAGCCAAAAACGAAGTAGGCGAGCGCAACGCGCCCAGCCCCAACGACGGGTCGTTTATCGGTTTTGTGGCCTTGAACAACACCTATGGCCCAACCGAAAGCCATAAAAAGGCCTTTGCGCGGGCACAAAAACAGTTGAACGAGGTCAAATCAGATTTGAGAACTTTGGTCGAGACCACCTTGCCCGTGCTTGAGACGGAGTTGAAATCAGCCGGCGCCCCATGGATTGAGGGACAAGGGCTTAGATAA
- a CDS encoding protein-L-isoaspartate(D-aspartate) O-methyltransferase codes for MARIVLTMLLGHTGLGQTDYAAMRKVMVENQLKTRGIYDKSTLKAMSKVPRHLFVPKDQQIYAYADSPLPIGQKQTISQPYMVAYMTQAIKPWKNKKVLEIGTGSGYQAAVLAEIVDSVHTIEIIPELGEAAKKLLKDLGYENVKVRVGDGYHGWPEKAPFDAIIVTAGAEEIPKPLVEQLKDGGRMVIPLGPNHGVRDLILLTKKNGKIKTKSLMAVRFVPFTRDN; via the coding sequence TTGGCAAGAATAGTACTAACGATGTTGTTGGGCCACACCGGCTTGGGCCAGACCGACTATGCCGCCATGCGCAAAGTCATGGTCGAGAACCAATTAAAGACGCGGGGCATCTATGACAAGAGCACCTTGAAAGCCATGTCAAAGGTGCCCCGCCACCTTTTTGTGCCAAAAGACCAACAGATATACGCCTACGCTGACAGTCCGCTGCCCATTGGCCAAAAGCAGACCATTTCACAGCCCTATATGGTGGCTTATATGACGCAGGCCATCAAACCCTGGAAAAACAAAAAGGTGCTTGAAATAGGTACGGGCTCGGGATATCAGGCGGCGGTATTGGCCGAAATTGTCGATTCGGTCCATACCATCGAAATAATCCCCGAATTGGGTGAAGCGGCCAAAAAATTGTTGAAAGACCTCGGATATGAAAATGTCAAGGTCAGGGTGGGGGACGGCTATCACGGTTGGCCCGAAAAAGCCCCTTTCGATGCCATTATTGTAACGGCGGGTGCCGAGGAAATTCCCAAGCCTCTGGTCGAACAGTTGAAAGATGGGGGGCGAATGGTGATTCCCTTGGGGCCGAACCATGGGGTGCGCGATTTGATTCTGTTGACCAAGAAAAATGGTAAAATAAAGACCAAAAGCCTTATGGCTGTGCGATTTGTGCCCTTTACCAGAGATAACTAG
- a CDS encoding mechanosensitive ion channel family protein, translating to MEDKNKWFHFIHEYLVDQGLSEINASYLNTFLLFVLLIALIALVDYVLWKVIRSATTRLARKTKTNFDNLMVANRLPRHLAHIFPLLLALELLPLVFYDFDYAGSIAMKVLYIIWVVVILRIIRSFLHTLKDYLKTLPRFKDKPIDSYIQVFMIFAWAAGIMGIIAIMFEVGLWKFFTGLGAASAVILLIFKDTILGFVASMQVTINDMVRIGDWITFEKYGADGDVIEITLATVKVQNFDKTITTIPTYALISESFKNWRGMQSSGGRRIKRAVIIKQQSIRFLTDEEVEALKKIELIRPYLSDRQQKIKAYNAEKEVDKSSLINGRNLTNLGVFRKYLETYLEHHSAINKEMTLMTRQLEPTPQGIPLEVYAFSSDKRWQNYEYIMADIFDHILAAVPYFSLEIFELPTSLKD from the coding sequence ATGGAAGATAAGAACAAGTGGTTTCACTTTATTCATGAATATCTGGTAGATCAGGGCCTTTCAGAAATAAATGCCTCGTATTTGAATACCTTTCTGCTCTTTGTTCTGTTGATTGCACTTATCGCCTTGGTCGATTATGTGTTATGGAAGGTCATTCGGTCAGCAACAACCCGATTGGCCCGTAAGACCAAGACGAATTTTGACAACCTTATGGTTGCCAACCGCCTACCGAGGCATTTGGCCCATATTTTTCCGCTTCTTTTGGCCTTGGAACTGCTGCCCCTGGTTTTTTACGACTTCGATTATGCTGGGTCCATAGCAATGAAGGTCTTGTACATTATTTGGGTGGTGGTCATTCTCAGGATCATCAGAAGTTTTTTGCACACCCTGAAAGACTATCTGAAAACGCTTCCAAGGTTCAAGGACAAGCCTATAGACAGTTACATTCAGGTGTTCATGATCTTCGCTTGGGCCGCTGGCATCATGGGCATTATCGCCATCATGTTCGAGGTGGGCCTATGGAAGTTCTTTACCGGACTTGGTGCCGCCTCGGCGGTAATCTTATTGATATTCAAAGACACTATCTTAGGCTTCGTGGCAAGTATGCAGGTTACCATCAACGATATGGTGCGTATTGGTGATTGGATAACCTTTGAAAAATATGGTGCCGATGGCGATGTCATAGAAATTACATTGGCCACTGTGAAGGTGCAGAACTTTGACAAGACCATCACCACCATACCCACCTATGCCCTGATCTCTGAAAGTTTCAAGAATTGGCGGGGCATGCAGTCATCGGGTGGAAGGCGTATCAAGAGGGCCGTGATCATCAAACAGCAGAGCATCAGGTTTCTAACGGATGAAGAAGTGGAAGCCTTGAAAAAGATTGAGTTGATACGACCGTATCTATCCGATAGGCAACAAAAGATAAAGGCGTACAATGCTGAAAAGGAGGTCGATAAATCATCACTCATCAACGGTCGAAACCTCACCAACCTGGGTGTTTTTCGCAAGTATCTAGAAACGTACCTTGAGCACCACTCGGCCATCAATAAAGAAATGACCTTGATGACCCGTCAATTGGAGCCCACTCCGCAAGGTATTCCCTTGGAAGTATATGCATTTAGCAGCGATAAGCGTTGGCAGAACTATGAGTACATCATGGCTGATATCTTTGATCATATTCTGGCCGCGGTACCCTATTTCAGCTTGGAGATTTTTGAACTGCCCACAAGTCTGAAGGACTGA
- a CDS encoding EamA family transporter, with product MSKKEPYVGLVVLAFFSIYVIWGSTYLLNKVAVNELPAFMLAGMRFATAGLLIFLIAKLLGKSIAITKRQLLNTTIAGFLFLSFGNGVVVWALKYVDSGFAALEISAQPLVILLMMWLLQGKRIQPMSMIGVILGFVGIYLLVSQKAIVQKENSLLGIFLIFLAMLAWGYGSLFVARADLPKNFFVNTGYQMFMGGIMLGVMSLAFGEHWSAPWQWSTEVQLVMVLLVIFGSIVAFTSFNFLLKYVSPEKVATSTYVNPIVALVLGWYFLNEQITLQSVIAAVVLLTGVYFINAKKKFQLFSRFRR from the coding sequence ATGTCTAAGAAAGAACCATATGTTGGCTTGGTCGTTTTGGCCTTTTTCTCCATTTATGTCATTTGGGGTTCCACCTACTTGCTGAACAAGGTCGCCGTGAACGAGTTACCTGCCTTTATGTTGGCGGGTATGCGGTTTGCCACAGCCGGCCTATTGATTTTTTTGATCGCCAAGCTTTTGGGTAAGAGCATTGCCATAACCAAGCGGCAGTTGCTCAATACCACCATAGCTGGCTTCCTATTTTTGAGTTTTGGAAACGGTGTGGTTGTTTGGGCCCTAAAATATGTTGATAGTGGTTTTGCCGCGCTTGAAATTTCGGCCCAGCCCTTGGTGATCTTACTGATGATGTGGCTGCTACAGGGCAAGCGCATACAGCCCATGTCGATGATAGGGGTGATTTTGGGCTTTGTGGGCATTTACCTATTGGTCAGCCAGAAAGCCATTGTACAGAAAGAAAATTCATTACTGGGCATCTTTTTGATATTTTTGGCGATGTTGGCATGGGGATATGGCAGTCTGTTCGTTGCACGGGCCGATTTGCCAAAAAACTTCTTTGTCAACACGGGCTATCAAATGTTCATGGGCGGAATTATGTTGGGTGTTATGAGCTTGGCCTTTGGGGAACATTGGTCGGCACCTTGGCAGTGGAGTACCGAGGTACAGCTGGTCATGGTCTTGTTGGTGATCTTCGGCAGCATAGTTGCCTTTACCTCCTTCAACTTTCTTTTGAAGTACGTGTCGCCCGAAAAAGTGGCTACCAGTACCTATGTCAACCCGATAGTGGCACTGGTTTTGGGCTGGTATTTTTTGAACGAGCAGATTACCCTGCAATCGGTCATCGCCGCCGTTGTATTGTTGACCGGGGTCTATTTTATCAATGCAAAAAAGAAATTTCAGCTTTTTTCACGGTTCAGGCGCTGA
- a CDS encoding 3-keto-disaccharide hydrolase — MKKYNLFFCAMLLLVGCRQSQRDLFNGKDLEGWHWDVPAMDSLPNTPNPFAMRNGQLISLGEPRGHLITDDSFADYRLEFEYRFIGEPGNCGILVHASTPRALYEMFPQSIEVQLMHENAGDFWCIVEDIKVDNMEARRGPKEEWGIREGDNRRIENLTDGSENPLGEWNRGVIECLDDEIKVWINGDLVNHGYHATATSGQIAIQAEGAAVAFKYLHLKRINHMSE; from the coding sequence ATGAAAAAATATAACCTATTCTTCTGCGCCATGTTGCTACTTGTGGGATGCCGGCAATCTCAACGGGATTTGTTCAATGGTAAAGATTTAGAGGGTTGGCACTGGGATGTACCGGCCATGGATTCGTTGCCCAACACACCAAATCCTTTTGCGATGCGCAACGGACAATTGATAAGCCTGGGTGAACCAAGGGGGCATTTGATCACCGATGATTCATTTGCTGACTACCGGTTGGAATTCGAGTATCGTTTTATAGGCGAGCCGGGAAACTGCGGTATTTTGGTTCACGCATCAACCCCAAGGGCACTGTACGAAATGTTTCCCCAGTCCATTGAGGTACAACTGATGCACGAAAATGCAGGCGATTTTTGGTGCATTGTGGAAGATATAAAAGTGGATAATATGGAGGCACGTCGCGGCCCCAAAGAAGAATGGGGCATCCGCGAGGGTGACAACAGACGCATTGAAAACCTGACCGATGGCTCTGAAAACCCCTTGGGCGAGTGGAACCGTGGCGTCATAGAATGTCTTGACGATGAGATCAAAGTGTGGATCAACGGGGATCTTGTCAACCACGGTTACCATGCCACCGCCACCAGTGGCCAGATTGCGATTCAGGCCGAGGGTGCTGCCGTTGCCTTTAAATACCTGCACTTGAAACGTATAAATCACATGTCAGAGTAG